The Tripterygium wilfordii isolate XIE 37 chromosome 4, ASM1340144v1, whole genome shotgun sequence genome has a window encoding:
- the LOC119997071 gene encoding uncharacterized protein LOC119997071 — translation MYATLEENFLKVTRNQGLCDKAYRERLRVKWWCLLIKLFMCFLFSLVCIVLYFLWQLQREKMDSDLRTVGNENEDLKRENERLRSEKDMMDQSLQERATENQRLQNEICCSSGKISQRQVLVDAFSRKLLLPNHADRQLLMLRQETALLHGNVTWNDQMEEQKLLLERKINLEHQSRSLKIQVQAQCEMIYNEKNHQERQL, via the exons ATGTATGCTACACTGGAGGAAAATTTCCTAAAAGTAACAAGGAACCAAGGATTGTGCGACAAAGCTTACCGAGAGCGATTGAGGGTAAAGTGGTGGTGTCTTTTAATTAAGTTGTTCATGTGTTTCCTTTTTTCACTTGtttgtattgtattgtatttccTCTGGCAGCTCCAAAGAGAGAAGATGGACTCTGATTTACGAACTGTTGGCAACGaaaatgaagatttgaagaGGGAGAATGAACGGTTGAGATCAGAGAAAGATATGATGGATCAAAGTCTGCAAGAGAGAGCAACTGAGAACCAGAGACTACAGAATGAAATATGTTGTTCGAGTGGAAAGATTAGTCAGCGACAAGTTCTTGTAGATGCATTTTCACGTAAGCTA CTGCTTCCAAATCATGCGGATCGCCAGCTTTTAATGCTTAGACAAGAAACAGCTTTACTGCATGGAAATGTCACCTGGAATGATCAAATGGAAGAGCAGAAACTACTTTTGGAACGAAAAATCAATTTGGAACATCAGAGCAGATCCCTGAAAATTCAAGTTCAAGCTCAGTGCGAGATGATCTACAACGAGAAGAACCATCAAGAGAGACAACTATGA